The following is a genomic window from Desulfofarcimen acetoxidans DSM 771.
AATATCATGGGCAACGATCCAACCTTTATGCTGCCCAAAGCTACAGGTGAGTTAGGACAAATAACTGATGCAGTTAATGATATGTTCAATAAACTAATTGATATTCAAAACTATAACGAGCTTATTCTAACAAGCATAGATGACGGCATCATTACTATAGATAAGAATGAAAAGATAATGAGTTTTAACTCAACGGCGGGTGCAATGCTGGATCTCGATAGTAATTGTATCGAGAAAAAAATAGATGAGGTTTTTCCTCCGGACTTCCCTCTATCCTATTATCTGAAGAATACTCTTATTGAGGGTAAAGCGGTAAAGGATAAGGACTTGATTTTCGAAAACTTTACTGATGGACCACGGCACCTGTTGGTCAGTACATCCTTAATGATTAATGTCAGGCAGGAATTGGTGGGTGCTCTGCTGCATTTCAGGGATATTACAGAGTTATCCCGTTTAAGGGAAAGCGTAAACAGGCAGAAAAGACTTGCTTCACTGGGTAAGCTGGTAGCCGGTGTAGCACATGAAATCAGAAGCCCGTTAACTTCAATTACCGGGTATATGCAGTTTTGGAATAAGGGTCGGGTTCCTTCTTCTAAATCATTAAATATTGTTAACCAGGAATTAAATCGATTGATCTCAGTAACTGATAAGCTGTTGCAGTTTGCCAGACCTTCCAGAGCGGTATTTGAACCGTATGAATTAAATATTTTAATCAGAAGAGCCGTGCAATTTTTTAGAGATATACACGGCAGCAGTGATGTTAAGATTTCCTGTAATTGTGCGGAAAACTTGCCTTTAGCCTGGATAGACGCACATCAAATGGAACAGGTTCTGTCTAATATCCTGTATAATGCTTATCAGGCTATAAACCGCACAGGAAATTTAGAGATAACGACCTGGCTGGAAAAAGAAAGGAATATGTTATGCGTGGGAGTGAGGGACAATGGCTGCGGTATCCCTAAAGATGTCATACAAAATATGTTTGAGCCGTTTTACACCACTAAATCGAAAGGTACAGGATTGGGGCTTTCTATTGCAAAAGAGATAATATCAGCGCATAACGGGGAAATTCAGGTGGAAAGTGAACTAAATGTTGGGACTATGGTTGTAATTTATTTACCGATGTTTATAGGGGATGATATGAATGTCAAAAGTGTTGATAGTCGATGATGAAGAAGGCGTTTGTGAGATGCTGAAGGATGTCCTGGAAGATGAGGGTTTCGAAATTACATTGGCCTATAACGCTAAAGATGCTTTAAAGATTATGGAAACAGAATTTCCCGATACGGTGCTTTTGGATATCAGACTGCCTGATGCCGATGGAATAGAGGTTATGGATAAGTTGAAACAAATGGGCATAGAGGTTCCGGTTATTTTAATGACTGCTTTCGGTACAACTGAGATTGCTATTCAGGCAATGAAGCAGGGAGCACATGACTACCTGAATAAACCCTTAAATTTAGATGAATTGGTGCTTGCCGTACAAAAATCAATAAAAATGCAGAGGTTGGTTTCTGAAGTAGCTATTTTGAGAGAAGAGTTAGATCAAGAAACAGATTCAGTAGATAGCTTTATCGGACAATCCAGGCATATGCAGGATGTGTTTAAAACTATCGGTAAAGTTGTTGACAGTGATATTACTGTTTTGATACAAGGGGAAAGCGGCACCGGAAAAGAGGTAGTGGCCAGGACTATTCATAGCAACAGCAGGCGCAGCAGCCGTCCTTTCATTAAGATTAATTGTGCCACGATACCTGAGCAGTTAATGGAGAGTGAATTGTTCGGGCATGAAAAGGGTTCTTTTACCGGGGCTGTCAGTCAGAAAGCAGGTAAATTTGAGATAGCTCACAATGGCATTGTATTTTTGGATGAGATAGGTGAACTGCCGCTGCACACTCAAGCTAAGCTGCTGCGCGTTCTTCAAGAAAAGGAATTTGAGAGAGTTGGGGGCACTAAAAGTATTGAGGTGGATGTACGTATTTTAGCCGCCACCAACAGAAATCTTGAAGATATGGTGCAAGAAGGCAAGTTTCGCGAGGACCTTTACTACAGGTTAAATGTGGTTAATGTAAAACTGCCGCCGCTTCGGGAAAGAAAAGAAGATATATCGTTATTAATTAATTATTTTGTGAAAAAGTTTGCTCGAAAGTATAATAAAAATATAAGCGGCATATCCCAGGAAGCAATGATTTTCGCAGAGAAATATGCTTGGCCGGGTAATGTCAGAGAAATTAAAAACGTGTGTGAGCAGGCTGTTGTTATGGCCCGCAATTCAGTATTAATGCTTGATGATATGCCACTTATAGGAAATGGCAATGGATTTTTGGAATTTAAGAACAATGCTAAAATATCATTGGATACTAATGATAAAAGATCTCTTAAAGATATTGTTGCTGAAGTGGAAAAACAAGTAATTTTGAAATCATTAAACGAAAATAACTGGAATCGACAGAATACAGCCAAAGCACTGGGTCTGAACAGGAGGTCTTTGTATGCGAAAATGAAAGAGTATGATTTGTTGTAAGTTAAAATAATAAGGGCAAAAGACAAATAACTTTGTCCTGCCCTTTTCTTGTCGTGAATTTACGGCTGTCATTTTGTGTTCGAGGTTTGTTTCGGTGGGCGGG
Proteins encoded in this region:
- a CDS encoding sigma-54-dependent transcriptional regulator, translating into MSKVLIVDDEEGVCEMLKDVLEDEGFEITLAYNAKDALKIMETEFPDTVLLDIRLPDADGIEVMDKLKQMGIEVPVILMTAFGTTEIAIQAMKQGAHDYLNKPLNLDELVLAVQKSIKMQRLVSEVAILREELDQETDSVDSFIGQSRHMQDVFKTIGKVVDSDITVLIQGESGTGKEVVARTIHSNSRRSSRPFIKINCATIPEQLMESELFGHEKGSFTGAVSQKAGKFEIAHNGIVFLDEIGELPLHTQAKLLRVLQEKEFERVGGTKSIEVDVRILAATNRNLEDMVQEGKFREDLYYRLNVVNVKLPPLRERKEDISLLINYFVKKFARKYNKNISGISQEAMIFAEKYAWPGNVREIKNVCEQAVVMARNSVLMLDDMPLIGNGNGFLEFKNNAKISLDTNDKRSLKDIVAEVEKQVILKSLNENNWNRQNTAKALGLNRRSLYAKMKEYDLL
- the atoS gene encoding two-component system sensor histidine kinase AtoS — encoded protein: MKKKYITLKYEGFTNQLLILVVILLLIPIILSMYLFYMLHSTELGIINSHRKVLEEAMNQLDSSMNSSFDEILSGLNVGNLQRRDQEKALNQALKPVVDNVKKKYPNMDMGFYSEEFDVILDGDNEHLHENFSTRRKRNFDDALKTNNMVFEVLGQGGDGQLETYRPLRRDGKIIGAIWANEDIKPIQKRVDQIQQVVYVVMILGVVLAFGGAFSLISKFAKNVNEIKKGLNIMGNDPTFMLPKATGELGQITDAVNDMFNKLIDIQNYNELILTSIDDGIITIDKNEKIMSFNSTAGAMLDLDSNCIEKKIDEVFPPDFPLSYYLKNTLIEGKAVKDKDLIFENFTDGPRHLLVSTSLMINVRQELVGALLHFRDITELSRLRESVNRQKRLASLGKLVAGVAHEIRSPLTSITGYMQFWNKGRVPSSKSLNIVNQELNRLISVTDKLLQFARPSRAVFEPYELNILIRRAVQFFRDIHGSSDVKISCNCAENLPLAWIDAHQMEQVLSNILYNAYQAINRTGNLEITTWLEKERNMLCVGVRDNGCGIPKDVIQNMFEPFYTTKSKGTGLGLSIAKEIISAHNGEIQVESELNVGTMVVIYLPMFIGDDMNVKSVDSR